A genomic segment from Bufo bufo chromosome 8, aBufBuf1.1, whole genome shotgun sequence encodes:
- the SURF4 gene encoding surfeit locus protein 4 isoform X1, with protein sequence MGNNDMMGAAEDFADQAAAFLRVTKQYLPHIARLCLISTFLEDGIRMWFQWSEQKDYIEVTWNCGYVLATIFVLINLLGQLGGCILVLSRNFVQYACCGLFGIIVMQTIAYSILWDLKFLLRNLALGGGLLLLLAESRSEGKSMFAGVPTMGESSPKQYMQLGGRVLLVLMFMTLLHFDASFFSILQNIVGTALIILVAIGFKTKLAALTLVVWLFAINVYFNAFWNIPGYKPMHDFLKYDFFQTMSVIGGLLLVVALGPGGVSMDEKKKEW encoded by the exons ATGGGCAATAACGACATGATGGGCGCCGCCGAGGACTTCGCGGATCAG GCAGCAGCG TTCCTGCGGGTCACGAAGCAGTACCTGCCGCACATCGCTCGCCTCTGTCTTATCAGCACGTTCCTGGAAGATGGCATCCGCATGTGGTTCCAGTGGAGCGAGCAGAAAGATTACATAGAGGTCACGTGGAACTGCGGCTACGTGCTGGCCACCATCTTCGTCCTTATTAATCTGCTAGGACAACTGG GCGGCTGCATACTGGTCCTGAGTCGCAACTTCGTACAATACGCCTGCTGTGGTTTGTTTGGGATCATAGTGATGCAG ACTATTGCGTACAGTATCCTGTGGGACCTGAAGTTTTTACTGAG GAACCTGGCTCTAGGAGGAGGCCTCTTACTACTTCTGGCTGAGTCTCGGTCTGAAGGAAAGAGCATGTTTGCCGGAGTGCCCACCATGGGCGAGAGTTCCCCAAAGCAGTACATGCAGCTTGGAGGTCGCGTGCTGCTTGTCCTCATGTTCATGACCCTGCTGCACTTTGATGCCAGCTTCTTCTCT ATTCTGCAGAACATTGTGGGCACAGCCTTAATCATCCTGGTGGCGATCGGTTTCAAGACCAAGTTGGCGGCCCTGACCTTGGTGGTTTGGCTCTTCGCCATCAACGTCTACTTCAACGCTTTCTGGAACATCCCAGGCTACAAACCCATGCACGACTTCCTAAAATACGACTTCTTTCAGACCATGTCTGTCATCGGCGGACTTCTCCTAGTGGTGGCCTTGGGACCTGGTGGGGTCTCCATGGACGAAAAGAAAAAGGAGTGGTAG
- the SURF4 gene encoding surfeit locus protein 4 isoform X2, producing the protein MGNNDMMGAAEDFADQFLRVTKQYLPHIARLCLISTFLEDGIRMWFQWSEQKDYIEVTWNCGYVLATIFVLINLLGQLGGCILVLSRNFVQYACCGLFGIIVMQTIAYSILWDLKFLLRNLALGGGLLLLLAESRSEGKSMFAGVPTMGESSPKQYMQLGGRVLLVLMFMTLLHFDASFFSILQNIVGTALIILVAIGFKTKLAALTLVVWLFAINVYFNAFWNIPGYKPMHDFLKYDFFQTMSVIGGLLLVVALGPGGVSMDEKKKEW; encoded by the exons ATGGGCAATAACGACATGATGGGCGCCGCCGAGGACTTCGCGGATCAG TTCCTGCGGGTCACGAAGCAGTACCTGCCGCACATCGCTCGCCTCTGTCTTATCAGCACGTTCCTGGAAGATGGCATCCGCATGTGGTTCCAGTGGAGCGAGCAGAAAGATTACATAGAGGTCACGTGGAACTGCGGCTACGTGCTGGCCACCATCTTCGTCCTTATTAATCTGCTAGGACAACTGG GCGGCTGCATACTGGTCCTGAGTCGCAACTTCGTACAATACGCCTGCTGTGGTTTGTTTGGGATCATAGTGATGCAG ACTATTGCGTACAGTATCCTGTGGGACCTGAAGTTTTTACTGAG GAACCTGGCTCTAGGAGGAGGCCTCTTACTACTTCTGGCTGAGTCTCGGTCTGAAGGAAAGAGCATGTTTGCCGGAGTGCCCACCATGGGCGAGAGTTCCCCAAAGCAGTACATGCAGCTTGGAGGTCGCGTGCTGCTTGTCCTCATGTTCATGACCCTGCTGCACTTTGATGCCAGCTTCTTCTCT ATTCTGCAGAACATTGTGGGCACAGCCTTAATCATCCTGGTGGCGATCGGTTTCAAGACCAAGTTGGCGGCCCTGACCTTGGTGGTTTGGCTCTTCGCCATCAACGTCTACTTCAACGCTTTCTGGAACATCCCAGGCTACAAACCCATGCACGACTTCCTAAAATACGACTTCTTTCAGACCATGTCTGTCATCGGCGGACTTCTCCTAGTGGTGGCCTTGGGACCTGGTGGGGTCTCCATGGACGAAAAGAAAAAGGAGTGGTAG